CTGGCGGACCGCGTTTCGGTCATGTATGCGGGACGAGTGGTGGAAACCGGTACCACGCAGGCCGTCATCAGCCATCCCATGCATCCCTACACGCATGGCCTGATCGCTTCCATTCCCACGCCCGAATCCCGCGGCAAGCCGCTGGTCCCGATTCCCGGCATGACGCCGTCGCTGCTCAACCTGCCGCAAGGCTGTGCGTTTCGCGGGCGCTGCCCGCGCGCCACCGACGCCTGTCTGGTCGAACCGCAACCCGTGGAGGTGCGCCCGGCGCAATGGGTGCGTTGCTGGCATGCCGGAGGACCAGATACCAAATGAATGCCGCAGAACGAGATCCCGCCGTCCCTATCCTGTCGTTGCGCGAGGTCGAGTTGCGCTTCGTGCAGCCCGTGGACCTGGCCGGCCGTATCGCCAACCTGCTGGGCGCGGGCTTGAAGACACAGGTCGTGCATGCAGTGGCGGGCGTGGACCTGGATGTGCGGCCGGGCGAAGTGATAGGTATTGTGGGCGAATCCGGCTGTGGAAAATCCACCCTGGGCCGCATCGTGTCCGGCATTCTGCCGCCGACCGCGGGCGAAGTCAGCTACAAGGGCCGCGCCGTGAAGGCCATGGCGGGTCCGGAGCGGCGCGCCTATGAGCTGGGCGTGCAGATGATCTTCCAGGACCCGTATGCCTCGCTGAACCCGCGCATGCGCGTACGCGAGATCATCGGCGAGGCGCCCGTGGCGCACGGCCTGGTTCGCGCGCGCGACAAGGCCGAGTACGTGGCCGGTCTGATGCGCCAGGTGGGGCTGGATCCGGCTTTTGCACAGCGTTATCCCCATCAATTCTCCGGCGGCCAGAGGCAGCGCGTAGGCATTGCGCGGGCGCTCGCGCTCAAGCCCTCGGTCATCGTTTGCGACGAGGCGGTCGCCGCGCTGGACGTTTCGATCCAGGCGCAGGTGCTTAATCTGTTCGAACGGTTGCGCGCGGACCTGGACCTGACCTATCTTTT
The sequence above is drawn from the Achromobacter xylosoxidans genome and encodes:
- a CDS encoding ABC transporter ATP-binding protein, which produces MNAAERDPAVPILSLREVELRFVQPVDLAGRIANLLGAGLKTQVVHAVAGVDLDVRPGEVIGIVGESGCGKSTLGRIVSGILPPTAGEVSYKGRAVKAMAGPERRAYELGVQMIFQDPYASLNPRMRVREIIGEAPVAHGLVRARDKAEYVAGLMRQVGLDPAFAQRYPHQFSGGQRQRVGIARALALKPSVIVCDEAVAALDVSIQAQVLNLFERLRADLDLTYLFISHNLSVVSHISDRVAIMYLGRVVELAPTDTVFQRANHPYTQALLKELPTLQPGRRTYQPIKGELPSPLDPPTGCAFHPRCPHAMPRCKAERPLLREIAPGQFSACHLNDM